The following DNA comes from Sphingomonas flavescens.
CTGTCCGGCTCGCTAATCCGCAAGGTGATGAAGCTCCCGCCAGCGGGGCACTATCAGCTTGAGGTTCGGTTTTTCGTGCGGGACGGAATGGAGATTTGGACGCGCCGTTTTGGCGACTTTCGTTTTACCAGCCGATTGTCCGCGGTGGATGGAAAGCTCGCCGAGCGCTTCGGCCCGTTGCGGCTCAGATTTGATCTCTCGCCGGACGCGAACGGTCTCCGCATGGCGCTTGCGAGTTGGGACGTGTTGGGCCTTCCGATGCCGGAATTTCTCGCGCCGCGGATCGCCGCAGGGGAATGGGCGGAGGACGATTGGTTTTGTTTCGAGGTCTG
Coding sequences within:
- a CDS encoding DUF4166 domain-containing protein, coding for MTLAPVSLYERLLGDRFSSLPRAVTSMHAIDDERVAVGDGFVVTNGGLSGSLIRKVMKLPPAGHYQLEVRFFVRDGMEIWTRRFGDFRFTSRLSAVDGKLAERFGPLRLRFDLSPDANGLRMALASWDVLGLPMPEFLAPRIAAGEWAEDDWFCFEVCAALPLVGPVIRYSGRLTLQPVGGRA